In Nematostella vectensis chromosome 3, jaNemVect1.1, whole genome shotgun sequence, the genomic window CGATAGTGTTAGGTTAGGTAAACATATAAATGTAATATGCATATTGCCTGCACAAACCAGACTCCAAAGCTAGGAATTGGCCCGATAGTGTTAGGTTCGGTAAACATATAAATGTAATATGCATATTGCCTGCACAAACCAGACTCCAAAGCTAGGAATTGGCAGGGTAGTGTTAGGTTAGGTAAACATATAAATGTAATATGCATATTGCCTGCACAAACCAGACTCCAAAGCTAGGAATTGGCCCGATGGTGTTAGGTTAGGTAAAGATATAAATGTAATATGCATATTGCCTGCACAAACCAGACTCCAAAGCTAGGAATTGGCACGGTAGTGTTAGCTTAGGTAAACATATAAATGTAATATGCATATTGCCTGCACAAACCAGACCCCAAAGCTAGGAATTGGCAGGGTAGTGTTAGGTTAGGTAAACATATAAATGTAATATGCATATTGCCTGCACAAAGCAGACTCCAAAGCTAGGAATTGGCCCGATAGTGTTAGGTTCGGTAAAGATATAAATGTAATATGCATATTGCCTGCACAAACCAGACTCCAAAGCTAGGAATTGGCACGGTAGTGTTAGCTTAGGTAAACATATAAATGTAATATGCATATTGCCTGCACAAACCAGACCCCAAAGCTAGGAATTGGCAGGGTAGTGTTAGGTTAGGTAAACATATAAATGTAATATGCATATTGCCTGCACAAAGCAGACTCCAAAGCTAGGAATTGGCCCGATAGTGTTAGGTTCGGTAAACATATAAATGTAATATGCATATTGCCTGCACAAACCAGACTCCAAAGCTAGGAATTGGCCCTATAGGGTTCGGTTAGGTAAACATATAAATGTAATATGCatattaaaataaagaaaatatgaaaatgatttttttttctcaacgGTAACTGCGTTTAAATTTCAGTTCTTGCTTTTCTAGGTAAATCATGTTATGTTTAAAATCCGTATAGCCTTCTTAGCATTAAAGCTTATTTATCTTTGCTATAAGTGAAAAAAAGTTGCCCAAAACCAATACACCTTGAAGATTTTTTAGCAAGATTTTTTTATAGTGACGGATTCCAGGGTGGGTGTGATGGAACAAACCCGTTTATAGGACATATGTCATCGTCTTATAGACAGACAATTGAGTGTTTAGGAACTGAACAACTATTTGGATTCAGGATCCTATACTGGACGAGTGACCTGTTCAAGCAGGGCGCACACCTGTATATTTTCGAAACAGTTGTTTGTACTTTTCTCTAAAAGTCGGATTCAGCGCCACGTAGATCGGTGGATTGATAGCAGAACTAAGATTACTAAGAAAAGGATAGATAGTGTATACAATTCGGGGCATTGCATATCGTTGAAGCCAATAATCTATGGTTTCCACCGCAATAATGGGGGTCCAGCAAAGGACAAAGGCGATAATAACAACGAGAAGATTCTTCGTGATTTTAATCTCCGTTGCACTCGCACTCGACTGCGATAATTGCGCGTTGTGATGACGAACTTTGATCAAAATTTTGGCGTAGCAAAAGCTGATTACTGCGGAAGGGATTCCAATCATGATCCAAGTTCCTACAACAGGAAATAACCAGACGTCCAATCTGTAAAAGCAAAACGCCTTGGCTGGATGGAAAACATAATCACTGCCGTCCGCGATGAGCAGGAATGGCGCCGCTAGAGATAGGCACCACGCCATAAGCAGGGCAGCAAAGGTTTTCTGTTTGCTAAAGACGTTATTGTATTTGGTAGGTTTGATGATTCGGTAGTAACGATTTAAAGAAGCCAAAGCCAAAATCTGTATTGAAGCAGTTGACAGGGTGATACAAACGCTTGCTTGGTATTGACATACCAAGTGCGAAAAGGGGAACCGCGGAGACGCGAAAACCGCTACCCCCACTGGAAGGTTATTCAGTGTGTTGAAGGCAAAATCTGACAGTGCAAGCGACGCGAGGATTATATTCGTTGAATTCCATAAGGAGCGGTTCTTGTAGATGATTAAAAGTGTCAGGAGATTTCCCACACAGGCAATGACACTTAGAATCGTCCAGATTAAAGTGACCACCAATACCTCGGTGTTAGATCTGTTGCTGTAATCTAAAGCCATAAGCTGAAGCTGCCGCTCTATTATTATCAGTGTTGAATTCATCAGTTTCAATACTTGTTCACAGCAAGTAAAAGTGTTAACCAAACTTTGTAACACAAACCTCCAATCACCTGCCTGGGGCCCCTTATTTCCTCGGCGTTTCGTGTTGTCTTTATAAACCAATGAGAGAAACCGAAGATTGTCTGCCACATTTACCGACTAACGATTTTCATAATTGTCAAacgaaaaaacaaataatagtTATGATCCATAAAGCTTACAGCTGAGGGACCATCATTCAATTACATGCCTTGTACCCTAGTATAAACAGGGAACAGTAAGGAATACATATTTTCCTCAAATTCTTCTTTTTAAAAACGTTAGAATATTAGTGCgcatattttttcatattttgcaAATGCCACGATATTAAAATGTAAGGGAAATAAAATGTTAGCACTGAACAAATACCAAtgtgaaaataattttaaaaagaagGGCTCTACTTAGATTAGCTGTCACGAGCGATAAAGAAACGCGGTAGTTTCGTCATTATGTGCTTGCttataattaaaacaaaatataactgATAATACAATAACCCTAATCCTAATCTGTTCCATTCGTGCAGAGCTCAagagcccccaccccctcccccacaaaaAATGTAAGAGTTGCAAAAGCTATAACAGTAAAAAGACGGTGTTAGGGTGTCAGCTGCTAGTTAGAAGATTGCTTCAAATGGcataagggggagaggggcaGGTCCCCAGTGCCCCTCCCATTTCCTGCTACGGCCTTATTGACCAAATTTTAAAAGAGAGACGGAAACTAGCAGAACCCCTAATCACGAAGGTGTATATCTTTTTTGGTCATCCGCCGGGTAAACGACTGAACATAGAAATTCAAAGTTATTTCAACCTGCATGGCTAGATTATAAAAGTGTAATTGGTGAATTTTATTTGAATGATAAGTTAAGGCCTCTCGCGGGTAactgttttaaaaaattcgtTTTAAATTGAAACCCGTTTAGTAGCATGCGATCGATCGTTTTTcaatgataatttttttcagcCCACCATACAACTTTCCAACATGTTCTGCGGTACCTGTATGTATaaaaacgtctaattttcggtTGTACCTGagccgtttttatttttggagcattttaaggcagaaaatgtttttttacggTTGTAACGGGGGAAAAATTAATTTTGCAAAATGCACACGTTTTATAATATGTTCATATACAGATATATTTAGATATTGGCATTGAAATACCAATgaagtattaaaaatataattacaAAAATGACAGATAATACAAATCCCAAGGATGCtattatgaacacaatttaAGTTcacattttagaacgcatcattgtaatacaaatatattttgcttCTATCTGACCTGGACATGTTCTCATAACTGGTGAAAAGTTAGGTTATGAACTTCTGATAAAATAGGtacttataaaacaaaaagagtgtattgCCCTTCCAGGTTCATTTCTTGTTACCTATGCTATCGTGTAGAGtcaaaaatttttttaataataataataataataataataataataataataataataataataataataataataataataataataataataataataaaaatggcGAGTATTATAAAAACGTAAATGCTTAAAGTATCCGTGCATTTGGTCGTCGTTTCACCATCATGACGAAATCACCGTGGGAAATAATATATTGCTTATGACGGCTATTCTTGTTGAAGCGCATTTTGAAAACGCATTCACATTACCattctaaaatattttttccgcCTTATTTTTATAAGCGTATCTTTTAAACTTAACAACCAATGTTGTACAATTATTTCAACGTTGATTAcaaaggaacaaagcagttaAAGACACTGCGGGGTTTACTAGTATGTCACAACCCCGCTTTACCAGGGCACACAACAAATAGCGGAATAGCAATATCTACGCCACCAGCTTGCACGCGGTAACTATTATTTGTTCTACCTTTCGACAATTATGTACATATTCGTTAGTCGGTAAATGCTGCAAACAATCGGTGTGGTTTCCTCgattgtttaaaaaacaagGCGAAAGATCGTGAAAAGACAGAGATTTAAGGCAGGTGATTGTGAAGTAAGAGGTAAGAAGTGTTACAAGCTCGCACGACACTTCCATTGTCAGTGATCAACTATTAAAACAGATGAATCTAACACTGACAATAATAGAGCGGCAGCTTCAGCTTATGGCGCTGGAAAACAGAAAACGATCTAACACCGAGGTATTGATGGTCACTTTAATCTGGACGATTATAAGTGTCATTGCCTGTGTGGGAAATCTCCTGACACTTTTAATCATCTACAAGAACCGCTCCTTATGGAATTCAACGAATATAATCCTCGCTTCACTTGCACTGTCAGATTTTGCCTTTAACACACTGAATAACCTTCCAGTGGGCGCACCAACCCGCGCCTCTCCGCGGTTCCCGTTTTCGCACTTGGTATGTCAATACCAAGCATGCGTTTGTATCACCCTGTCAACTGC contains:
- the LOC5504357 gene encoding histamine H2 receptor; the protein is MNSTLIIIERQLQLMALDYSNRSNTEVLVVTLIWTILSVIACVGNLLTLLIIYKNRSLWNSTNIILASLALSDFAFNTLNNLPVGVAVFASPRFPFSHLVCQYQASVCITLSTASIQILALASLNRYYRIIKPTKYNNVFSKQKTFAALLMAWCLSLAAPFLLIADGSDYVFHPAKAFCFYRLDVWLFPVVGTWIMIGIPSAVISFCYAKILIKVRHHNAQLSQSSASATEIKITKNLLVVIIAFVLCWTPIIAVETIDYWLQRYAMPRIVYTIYPFLSNLSSAINPPIYVALNPTFREKYKQLFRKYTGVRPA